Proteins encoded together in one Streptomyces umbrinus window:
- a CDS encoding transposase produces the protein MPELVTLAETVEQWWDGIETYLTTGITNAASEGNNRLIKLEARNAFGFRNRENQCLSSRCATTRRSRREARPH, from the coding sequence CTGCCCGAACTCGTCACCCTTGCCGAGACTGTCGAGCAGTGGTGGGACGGCATCGAGACTTACCTGACCACCGGGATCACCAACGCCGCCTCCGAAGGCAACAACCGCCTCATCAAGCTCGAAGCGCGTAACGCCTTCGGCTTCAGGAACCGAGAGAACCAATGCCTGAGCTCACGCTGCGCAACCACTCGGCGGAGCCGACGGGAGGCGCGCCCCCACTAA
- a CDS encoding RNA-guided endonuclease InsQ/TnpB family protein yields MSVVKGAGDAGHARRTFRLRVSSTAERGLVAEWDRCRWIWNESVAKSKQTDLWNKNRAEDTDKATCGPARLDTMLTEARAKTLWLREGSSVPQQQIIRDFGKSRAKAQKDIRERLPQHRRAGMPRYKKKREADPSLNYTRRGFRLKDGRLHLAGNIALTVVWSRDLPADPSSVRVYRDSLGHWYASFVVPAEVQPLPGTGRVIGIDWGVRETATTTSDTHDLPHARHGKKAQAKLSRYDRMMARRKPAKGQAASQSYREAKKLRAKAYKKVSRQRQDTGRKWAKRVVADHDAIAVEDFRPKFLAKSTMARKAADAAIGATKKALLEVARKLGRIVHLVHPAHTTMDCAQCGARTKHALPLSERTYACAACGTVSPRDKNSARVMLARAGLHPAGADGARPGGTLFRQAA; encoded by the coding sequence GTGTCGGTGGTGAAGGGGGCCGGGGACGCCGGGCATGCCCGGCGGACGTTCCGGCTGCGCGTGTCGTCGACCGCCGAGCGTGGACTGGTGGCGGAGTGGGACCGGTGCCGGTGGATCTGGAACGAGTCCGTCGCCAAGTCCAAGCAGACCGACCTCTGGAACAAGAACCGCGCCGAAGACACGGACAAGGCGACGTGCGGTCCGGCCCGGCTCGACACGATGCTGACCGAGGCCCGCGCGAAGACGCTGTGGCTGCGTGAGGGCTCATCGGTTCCCCAGCAGCAGATCATCCGCGACTTCGGCAAGTCCCGTGCGAAGGCGCAGAAGGACATCCGTGAACGTCTGCCGCAGCATCGCCGGGCCGGGATGCCGAGGTACAAGAAGAAGCGTGAGGCTGACCCGAGCCTGAACTACACCAGGCGCGGCTTCCGGCTGAAGGACGGCCGTCTGCACCTCGCCGGGAACATCGCCCTGACGGTCGTGTGGTCGCGGGATCTTCCCGCCGACCCGTCCTCGGTGCGTGTGTACCGCGACAGCCTCGGGCACTGGTACGCCTCGTTCGTCGTGCCGGCCGAAGTCCAGCCGCTGCCCGGGACCGGCCGGGTGATCGGGATCGACTGGGGGGTCAGGGAGACCGCGACCACCACCAGCGACACCCACGACCTCCCCCATGCCCGGCACGGGAAGAAGGCCCAGGCGAAGCTGTCGCGGTACGACCGCATGATGGCCCGCCGCAAACCCGCCAAGGGGCAGGCGGCCTCCCAGAGCTACCGCGAAGCGAAGAAGCTGCGGGCCAAGGCGTACAAGAAGGTGTCCCGGCAACGCCAGGACACCGGCCGCAAGTGGGCCAAGCGTGTGGTGGCCGACCACGACGCCATCGCCGTGGAGGACTTCCGCCCGAAGTTCCTTGCGAAGTCGACCATGGCGAGGAAGGCCGCCGATGCGGCCATCGGGGCCACCAAGAAGGCCCTGTTGGAAGTGGCCCGCAAGCTCGGCAGGATCGTGCACCTGGTCCATCCCGCGCACACCACGATGGACTGCGCGCAGTGCGGAGCGAGAACCAAGCACGCACTACCGCTTTCGGAACGAACCTACGCCTGCGCCGCGTGCGGAACCGTCTCGCCCAGAGACAAGAACTCCGCCCGCGTGATGCTGGCCCGGGCTGGTCTCCACCCGGCTGGTGCTGATGGTGCAAGACCTGGCGGGACGCTGTTCCGCCAGGCAGCCTGA
- a CDS encoding IS5 family transposase (programmed frameshift), producing the protein MVERLVPDELWELFQRVVPEAPSRPQGGGRRRHGDREVLAAIVFVATSGCTWQQLPTASFGPSGATAHRRFTEWTKARVWAKLHRLVLDELGSRGELDWSRCAIDSVNMRALKGELTGPNPVDRGKYGSKIHLITERTGLPLSIGISGANTHDSQALIPLVKGIPPIRSRRGPRRRRPRKLHADKGYDYNHLRRWLAGRGIRHRIARRGIESSARLGRHRWTVERTMSWLAGCRRLYRRYERKAEHFLAFTSIACTLICYRRLTK; encoded by the exons ATCGTTGAGCGGCTGGTGCCGGATGAGTTGTGGGAGCTGTTCCAGCGGGTGGTCCCGGAGGCGCCGTCGCGGCCTCAGGGTGGCGGCCGGCGCCGGCACGGCGACCGGGAGGTGCTGGCTGCGATCGTCTTTGTGGCGACCTCGGGCTGCACGTGGCAGCAGTTGCCGACCGCGTCGTTCGGGCCGTCCGGCGCGACGGCCCACCGGCGTTTCACCGAGTGGACCAAGGCCCGGGTGTGGGCCAAGCTCCACCGCCTGGTGCTCGACGAACTCGGCTCCCGTGGCGAGCTGGACTGGTCGCGGTGCGCGATCGACTCGGTGAACATGCGGGCCCTG AAGGGGGAGCTGACAGGTCCGAATCCTGTAGACCGGGGCAAGTACGGGTCAAAGATCCACTTGATCACGGAGCGGACCGGACTGCCCCTGTCCATCGGCATCTCGGGCGCCAACACGCATGACAGCCAGGCACTGATCCCCCTGGTGAAGGGCATACCGCCGATCCGCTCCCGCCGGGGACCCCGGCGACGCAGACCCCGCAAACTCCACGCCGACAAGGGCTACGACTACAACCACCTGCGACGATGGTTAGCCGGCCGAGGAATCCGGCACCGCATCGCCCGCAGAGGTATCGAGTCCTCGGCCCGCCTGGGCCGCCACCGCTGGACCGTGGAGCGCACGATGTCCTGGCTCGCCGGATGCCGACGCCTGTACCGCCGCTACGAACGCAAAGCCGAGCACTTCCTAGCCTTCACCAGCATCGCCTGCACCCTGATCTGCTACCGCAGACTCACCAAATGA
- a CDS encoding transposase yields MGTDGRGLFGQVEGRNSASVADRLTSQPASWCTQVRYVAIDLCATFRTAVHRALPHAAVVVDCFHPSLRRESPPLDAISFG; encoded by the coding sequence TTGGGGACCGACGGACGCGGCCTGTTCGGCCAGGTCGAGGGCCGCAACTCCGCCTCCGTCGCCGACCGGCTCACCTCCCAGCCCGCCTCCTGGTGCACGCAGGTCCGCTACGTCGCCATCGACCTGTGTGCCACCTTCCGCACCGCCGTCCACCGCGCGCTGCCCCACGCGGCCGTGGTCGTGGACTGCTTCCATCCCTCTCTTCGGAGGGAATCCCCGCCTTTAGACGCCATCTCATTTGGGTGA